From the bacterium genome, one window contains:
- a CDS encoding phosphocholine cytidylyltransferase family protein, which translates to MTTAIILAAGFGSRLMPLTKETPKCLLTVKGKTILECSLKHLEACGIKNVIIVTGFEDAKLQSYIKNYSSSLSITAVCNSIYNNTNNAYSLKLALDVSPGSFLLLDGDLVYDKKILENLLQNKGENILMVDGDHARLNAEAMKATIDNKQNITLLSKKTAINDSLGEYIGMLKLGATTSNSLKKILDQLTEEENKTYYYEDGINKLIKAASDSFSYQLTDGLAWSEIDTVDDLNEANR; encoded by the coding sequence ATGACCACTGCCATTATTTTAGCCGCCGGTTTTGGCTCGCGGCTGATGCCTCTTACAAAAGAAACCCCTAAATGCCTACTCACAGTTAAAGGGAAAACCATTTTAGAATGCTCTCTTAAACACCTTGAAGCCTGCGGAATTAAGAATGTAATTATTGTGACCGGTTTTGAAGATGCCAAATTACAAAGCTACATTAAAAACTACTCTTCGTCTTTATCCATCACCGCTGTGTGCAATAGCATTTATAACAATACCAACAATGCTTACTCTCTTAAGTTAGCTCTCGATGTCTCTCCAGGTTCTTTTTTACTTTTAGATGGCGACCTTGTTTACGATAAAAAGATTCTGGAAAACTTGCTGCAAAATAAAGGCGAAAATATCCTGATGGTTGATGGCGATCACGCCCGCTTAAACGCCGAAGCCATGAAAGCGACTATCGATAACAAACAAAACATCACCCTCCTCTCCAAAAAAACAGCCATTAACGATTCGTTGGGTGAATATATTGGGATGCTCAAACTGGGTGCCACGACGAGTAATTCGCTTAAAAAGATTTTAGATCAACTCACCGAAGAAGAAAATAAGACGTATTATTACGAAGACGGCATCAATAAACTCATTAAAGCCGCTAGCGATAGTTTTAGCTACCAGCTCACAGACGGATTAGCCTGGAGCGAAATTGATACTGTGGATGATTTGAATGAGGCGAACCGGTAA
- a CDS encoding peptidylprolyl isomerase, which produces MKKIILLVFLFLSTIPALSQGEPMKVSEPKAAQKFEEGKKYIAIIKTTKGVIVCELNPQKAPLGVTNFIQLANAKFYDGLTFHRVVPNFVIQGGDPKGTGSGGPGYTIPAEIGLPHVQGALAWARLGDEVNPERRSSGSQFYITLEPTPFLDGGYSVFGLVTSGMDVVKKIAQGDKMESVTIEAK; this is translated from the coding sequence ATGAAAAAAATTATTTTATTGGTGTTTTTATTTTTATCCACTATACCGGCTCTTTCACAAGGAGAACCTATGAAAGTAAGCGAGCCCAAAGCGGCACAAAAATTTGAAGAAGGTAAAAAATATATTGCCATCATTAAAACTACCAAAGGTGTTATTGTTTGCGAGCTTAACCCTCAAAAAGCTCCCCTTGGTGTTACAAATTTTATTCAACTGGCTAACGCTAAATTTTATGACGGTTTAACTTTTCACCGTGTTGTTCCTAACTTTGTCATCCAGGGTGGCGATCCCAAAGGTACCGGTAGCGGCGGTCCTGGGTATACTATTCCTGCCGAAATTGGCCTTCCTCACGTGCAAGGAGCGCTGGCTTGGGCTCGTTTAGGCGATGAAGTGAACCCCGAACGTCGTTCCAGCGGTTCTCAATTTTACATCACGCTCGAACCGACACCGTTTTTAGATGGTGGTTATTCTGTTTTTGGTTTGGTGACATCCGGTATGGATGTGGTGAAGAAAATTGCCCAGGGCGATAAGATGGAATCGGTTACTATAGAGGCAAAATAA
- a CDS encoding histone deacetylase translates to MKRTGILWDEVYLGHLRGVAHPERPERLQAIQEIVDELGDYVKIDPRMATDDEILTVHTPGHLNSIKQIKEQGTGYFDGDTPFTIGSYNAAFKAAGGVLELTEQIHDGKLENGFAFVRPPGHHAEANHPMGFCLFNNIAIAAEYLVRQKSLSRVAIIDIDVHHGNGTQHSFYKRADVFYISTHHYPFYPGTGSAGEKGEGAGLGYTLNVPLAGGADDDAYFKSYDNLILPALQDYKPEFMLISAGFDAHYRDPLGGHKMTKDGFKKVAQHLNEVAKKYSAGKILYVLEGGYDLKGLQEGVGAVLDQL, encoded by the coding sequence ATGAAGCGTACTGGTATTTTATGGGATGAAGTGTATTTAGGCCATTTGCGCGGTGTGGCTCATCCCGAAAGGCCCGAGCGTCTGCAAGCTATTCAGGAAATTGTGGATGAATTGGGCGACTATGTAAAAATAGATCCCCGCATGGCCACCGATGATGAAATTCTTACGGTGCATACTCCCGGGCATTTAAACAGCATCAAACAAATTAAAGAACAAGGAACTGGATATTTTGATGGCGATACACCGTTTACTATTGGTTCCTATAACGCCGCTTTTAAGGCGGCCGGTGGTGTGCTTGAGCTTACGGAGCAAATCCACGACGGAAAACTGGAGAACGGTTTTGCTTTTGTACGCCCGCCCGGGCATCATGCCGAGGCAAACCATCCCATGGGTTTTTGTTTGTTTAATAATATTGCCATTGCTGCCGAATATCTTGTTCGCCAGAAAAGTCTTTCTCGCGTTGCTATTATTGATATTGATGTTCATCATGGTAACGGCACGCAGCATTCGTTTTATAAGCGTGCCGATGTTTTTTATATTTCTACTCATCATTATCCGTTTTATCCTGGCACGGGATCTGCCGGTGAAAAAGGCGAGGGTGCAGGTTTGGGTTATACGCTGAATGTGCCGCTTGCCGGCGGGGCCGATGATGATGCTTATTTTAAATCTTACGACAATTTAATTTTGCCTGCCTTGCAAGATTATAAGCCAGAGTTTATGCTTATTTCTGCAGGCTTTGATGCGCATTATCGGGATCCGCTGGGTGGGCATAAAATGACAAAGGATGGTTTTAAAAAAGTGGCGCAGCATTTAAATGAAGTGGCCAAAAAATACAGTGCAGGAAAAATTTTATATGTACTTGAGGGTGGATACGATTTAAAAGGCTTGCAGGAGGGTGTTGGGGCTGTGCTTGATCAACTATAA
- the miaA gene encoding tRNA (adenosine(37)-N6)-dimethylallyltransferase MiaA — MTNLKKIIVIVGPTAVGKSQVAIHLAKKFGGEILNFDSRQVYREMTIGTAKPSETEWGGVPHHLFDVCDAGDKWDAAKMRELAVPLIDKIKLPFVVGGTGLYIRNLLFGFFEGAKANADIRLKLEKEIEEKGLLALYHKLELIDPQAAKKIHQNDSTRIIRALEVFELTGKPMSVHQKEHGFAKPFYNYLKIGIDMDRAELYRRIDSRVDQMIEAGLEDEVKKLTEKYGRDGVLAKAIGYAEWFDYWDKKQSIEETIAAIKQNSRKYAKRQLTWFRHEEDIKWFKAGDVEGMEKMIAEFL; from the coding sequence ATGACAAATCTAAAGAAAATTATCGTCATCGTTGGCCCTACTGCCGTAGGTAAATCGCAGGTAGCTATTCATTTAGCCAAAAAATTTGGTGGGGAAATTCTTAACTTTGACTCGCGCCAGGTTTATCGGGAAATGACCATAGGCACTGCTAAACCCTCAGAAACGGAATGGGGCGGCGTGCCGCACCATTTGTTTGATGTATGTGATGCGGGGGATAAGTGGGATGCAGCTAAAATGCGTGAGTTAGCTGTTCCTTTAATTGATAAAATAAAATTACCGTTTGTGGTGGGGGGAACCGGGCTTTATATTCGTAATTTACTCTTTGGCTTTTTTGAAGGGGCTAAGGCTAATGCTGATATTCGATTAAAACTCGAAAAGGAAATTGAGGAAAAAGGTCTTCTTGCTTTGTATCACAAATTAGAATTGATCGATCCGCAAGCTGCTAAAAAAATTCATCAAAATGATTCCACGCGTATCATCCGGGCTCTGGAAGTGTTTGAACTTACCGGTAAACCCATGAGTGTTCATCAAAAGGAACATGGTTTTGCCAAGCCGTTTTACAATTATCTTAAAATTGGAATCGACATGGACCGGGCAGAACTTTATCGCAGAATTGATAGTCGTGTGGATCAAATGATAGAAGCGGGTTTAGAAGACGAAGTAAAAAAACTCACAGAAAAGTATGGGCGTGATGGGGTATTGGCTAAAGCCATCGGGTACGCCGAATGGTTTGACTATTGGGATAAAAAACAAAGTATAGAAGAGACCATTGCGGCCATTAAACAAAATAGCCGTAAATATGCCAAACGTCAGCTTACCTGGTTTAGGCATGAAGAGGATATTAAGTGGTTTAAGGCAGGCGATGTTGAGGGTATGGAAAAAATGATTGCGGAGTTTTTATGA
- the mutL gene encoding DNA mismatch repair endonuclease MutL: MPDIAQLPDVLVNRIAAGEVIERPSSVVKELVENALDAGATEISVDLSQGGKKSIVVKDNGCGIKPEQLKLSIHRHTTSKIKTLDDLDRINTMGFRGEALASMASIAKLKITSRSRETQSPAHEIEVEGGEIIHFGETGHDYGTTVSVKYLFHHTPARLKFLKSNETELSHISDFLTKCALINPQVGFKLFHDDKKIISVRPTAQLKERVRELFGADISEWIYPISHQHDSISVTGFAGHPQLARSHQRDMYLFVNGRPVRDKVIFHALIEAYRNLLMHGKYPFVIVNMTMPHEMVDVNVHPAKTEVRFVNGNVMHRLVTDALRKTLAESPWFETTAAPSYSIPPSIDQSRGMARHAPTVLPSSYTLSTGAFKNDNELVSSLKQNIEPIQEPETQRAIQFAHTPFGELTVIGQLSGTYILCQGRDKLVLIDQHAAHERVGFEKLLLEQEKGGIHKQNLLIPETFDLNPSDAEVLKQYLDDLKPYGLDIDHFGGNTFVVRAYPSLLQGKLNIKNMVLDFVGEALERGRIDSLKDKMNHVLATMACHAAVRAHDVLGRHEMEALLKDLDQYHFTSFCPHGRPVMVEVTEYEIQKWFKRIV, translated from the coding sequence ATGCCCGATATTGCGCAACTGCCTGATGTATTGGTGAACCGCATTGCTGCTGGGGAGGTTATTGAACGGCCTTCTTCGGTGGTAAAAGAGCTTGTCGAAAATGCTCTAGATGCTGGGGCAACCGAAATATCCGTGGATTTATCCCAAGGGGGTAAAAAATCAATTGTAGTTAAAGATAACGGCTGCGGCATCAAACCCGAACAACTTAAACTTTCTATTCATCGGCATACAACCTCCAAAATTAAAACTCTCGACGATCTCGACCGCATCAATACCATGGGTTTCCGTGGAGAAGCCCTGGCCTCCATGGCCTCTATTGCCAAACTTAAAATTACCAGCCGCTCGCGCGAAACTCAGAGCCCGGCCCATGAGATAGAAGTAGAAGGTGGCGAGATTATACATTTTGGTGAAACGGGGCATGATTATGGGACTACGGTTTCGGTTAAATATTTGTTTCATCACACGCCCGCACGTTTAAAATTTTTAAAATCGAACGAAACCGAGCTGTCGCACATTAGCGATTTTTTAACCAAGTGCGCTCTTATTAATCCTCAAGTAGGTTTTAAGCTTTTTCATGACGATAAAAAAATAATCTCTGTTCGCCCTACAGCTCAACTTAAAGAACGCGTGCGCGAACTTTTTGGGGCCGATATTTCGGAATGGATTTATCCCATTAGTCATCAGCACGATTCTATTTCTGTTACTGGTTTTGCCGGGCATCCGCAATTGGCACGTTCGCATCAGCGCGATATGTATCTGTTTGTGAATGGCCGCCCGGTGCGCGATAAAGTTATTTTTCATGCGCTGATTGAGGCCTATCGAAATTTACTGATGCACGGGAAATATCCGTTTGTGATTGTGAATATGACCATGCCGCACGAGATGGTGGATGTGAACGTTCATCCGGCAAAAACTGAAGTACGTTTTGTGAATGGAAATGTCATGCACAGGCTTGTAACCGATGCCTTGCGTAAAACTTTGGCAGAATCGCCCTGGTTTGAGACCACCGCAGCGCCGTCTTATTCGATTCCTCCAAGTATAGATCAGAGTAGGGGCATGGCGCGCCATGCACCTACGGTGTTGCCTTCATCGTATACCCTCAGCACCGGTGCGTTTAAGAACGATAACGAACTGGTCAGTTCTCTAAAGCAAAATATAGAACCGATTCAAGAACCTGAAACCCAACGGGCCATTCAGTTTGCGCATACTCCTTTTGGTGAACTAACGGTAATTGGTCAGCTCTCGGGTACTTATATTTTGTGTCAGGGTCGGGATAAGCTTGTGCTTATCGATCAGCATGCGGCCCACGAACGTGTGGGTTTTGAAAAATTATTATTGGAGCAGGAGAAGGGTGGTATTCATAAACAAAATCTTCTCATTCCTGAAACGTTTGATCTTAATCCGTCGGATGCCGAAGTGCTTAAACAATATTTAGATGACTTAAAACCCTATGGCCTCGATATCGACCACTTTGGTGGTAATACATTTGTGGTGCGGGCTTATCCATCGCTTTTACAAGGCAAACTCAATATCAAAAATATGGTTTTGGATTTTGTGGGAGAAGCTTTAGAGCGTGGGCGGATTGATAGTTTAAAAGACAAGATGAACCATGTGCTGGCGACGATGGCCTGCCATGCGGCGGTGCGCGCGCATGATGTGTTGGGCCGGCATGAAATGGAAGCGCTTTTAAAAGATTTGGACCAGTATCATTTTACTTCGTTTTGTCCGCACGGGCGGCCGGTGATGGTGGAAGTGACGGAATACGAAATTCAGAAGTGGTTTAAGAGGATTGTTTAA
- a CDS encoding acyl-CoA dehydrogenase family protein → MLSYDLTDEQNMLRQSVRDFAEKEIKPVRQILDEKEEFSYDLVKKMAELGLFGMTVSPEWGGQGLDYVSYIIAVEELARVDASQAATVAAENSLGIGPLYYFGSKEQKQKYLPDLCSGKKLWGFGLTEADAGSDAQNSKTRAELKDGKWTINGSKIFITNSSSDITAGITVQAITGVASTGKKEVSCIIVEKGTPGFTSKTMHKKLVWRASNTGELYFDNVQVPEENLLGKRGDGFKQMMQTLDQGRLSIAAMGLGGAQGAFEAALAYAKERKAFGKPIGTFQINAFKLTDCAMEIEAARNLLYKACWLRDNNRPFGKEAAMAKLYCSEVFYRVANHCVQLHGGYGLMEEYPAAKFYRDQKLLEIGEGTSEIQRLVISRHLGL, encoded by the coding sequence ATGCTCTCCTACGATTTAACCGACGAACAAAACATGCTGCGCCAAAGTGTGCGCGATTTTGCGGAAAAAGAAATTAAACCTGTACGCCAAATTTTAGATGAAAAGGAAGAATTCTCGTATGACCTTGTTAAAAAAATGGCCGAACTGGGTCTTTTTGGAATGACAGTATCTCCCGAATGGGGAGGTCAAGGTTTGGATTATGTATCTTATATTATTGCAGTAGAAGAATTAGCCAGAGTAGATGCCTCACAAGCCGCTACCGTTGCTGCCGAAAACTCTTTGGGCATTGGCCCCCTCTATTATTTTGGAAGCAAAGAACAAAAGCAAAAATACCTGCCCGATTTATGCTCCGGCAAAAAATTATGGGGGTTTGGACTTACCGAAGCCGATGCCGGCAGTGATGCACAAAATTCCAAAACACGCGCCGAGCTTAAAGATGGCAAATGGACAATTAACGGATCCAAAATTTTTATCACCAATTCATCCTCCGATATTACGGCCGGAATTACCGTTCAGGCTATTACGGGTGTAGCCTCTACCGGAAAAAAAGAAGTAAGTTGTATTATTGTGGAAAAAGGTACCCCCGGTTTTACGTCTAAAACCATGCACAAAAAACTGGTATGGCGTGCCAGCAATACCGGTGAATTGTATTTTGATAACGTTCAGGTACCCGAAGAAAATCTTTTAGGCAAACGCGGCGACGGGTTTAAACAAATGATGCAAACACTCGACCAAGGCCGCTTAAGTATTGCGGCCATGGGCTTGGGCGGCGCCCAGGGAGCATTTGAAGCAGCCTTAGCTTACGCGAAAGAACGTAAAGCCTTTGGCAAACCCATTGGCACTTTTCAAATTAACGCGTTTAAACTAACAGACTGCGCTATGGAAATTGAAGCTGCCCGTAACCTTTTATACAAAGCTTGCTGGCTACGCGACAACAATCGTCCTTTTGGCAAAGAAGCCGCCATGGCTAAACTGTATTGCAGCGAAGTTTTTTATCGCGTTGCCAACCACTGTGTGCAACTTCACGGTGGGTACGGACTTATGGAAGAATACCCTGCTGCCAAATTTTATCGCGATCAAAAGTTACTGGAAATTGGTGAAGGAACTTCCGAAATTCAACGCTTGGTTATTTCACGTCATCTGGGTTTGTAG
- a CDS encoding SCP2 sterol-binding domain-containing protein, which yields MGYFQSGEVLKKVLGGFFEQLASHAEIGPKLLDSKMVIKFIYREPDASITIDLKNENPVFTFDDAAKKADVEMSMKADTAHKFWLGDVNLVVALARREITAKGPIPKILKLLPIIKPAYKLYPDYIKGKLT from the coding sequence ATGGGTTATTTTCAAAGCGGGGAAGTTCTAAAAAAAGTGTTGGGTGGTTTTTTTGAACAATTGGCCTCACATGCCGAAATTGGGCCTAAACTTCTAGATTCTAAAATGGTGATCAAGTTCATTTATCGTGAACCCGATGCTTCCATCACTATCGATTTAAAAAACGAAAATCCTGTATTTACTTTTGACGATGCTGCCAAAAAGGCCGATGTGGAAATGAGCATGAAGGCCGATACAGCGCACAAGTTTTGGTTGGGTGACGTTAATTTGGTGGTAGCTTTAGCGCGACGTGAAATTACTGCCAAAGGGCCTATCCCTAAAATTTTAAAACTTTTGCCTATTATTAAGCCGGCTTACAAGCTGTATCCCGATTACATTAAAGGTAAGCTTACATAA
- a CDS encoding peptidoglycan DD-metalloendopeptidase family protein has translation MNLGGYHIIFVPRDPKKTRRFHFSSFSARIVALCSVLVVPIVVGCLFAAVHYQNRIIALKSQMAEEHQLLEQKEVLITKLSSIERSLSNAEDSVKNLEQKLDLETGNLTGGLGPFEKDREYAHLEGGLDHTEPLLNTVAEGKPVGLKKVRDKMNEVSTRISNLLAKSQEIYEINQDKIRFFQSTPNSMPVNGWITSGFGFRKSPVSSIFKMHYGIDVASPIGTGIQASADGKVLVAEYEGGYGNKVVLEHDYGITTVYGHASKLYVKAGDKVKKGDVIAAVGSTGSSTGPHVHYEVYVDGIPTDPLNYIVK, from the coding sequence TTGAATTTAGGCGGCTATCACATTATTTTTGTCCCGCGCGATCCCAAGAAAACAAGGCGTTTTCATTTTTCATCGTTTTCGGCCCGTATTGTAGCATTGTGCTCGGTGTTGGTTGTGCCCATTGTGGTGGGATGTTTGTTTGCAGCCGTACATTATCAAAACCGCATTATTGCATTAAAAAGCCAAATGGCCGAAGAGCATCAGCTGTTAGAGCAAAAAGAAGTTCTTATTACTAAACTTTCCAGCATAGAGCGTTCTCTTTCCAACGCAGAAGATTCCGTTAAAAATTTAGAGCAAAAATTAGATCTTGAAACCGGCAACTTAACAGGTGGTTTAGGGCCGTTTGAAAAGGACCGCGAGTATGCTCATTTAGAGGGTGGTCTTGATCATACCGAACCACTTCTCAACACGGTTGCCGAAGGTAAGCCTGTGGGGCTTAAAAAAGTACGCGACAAAATGAACGAAGTTTCAACCCGCATTTCCAATTTACTGGCAAAATCTCAGGAAATTTACGAAATCAATCAAGATAAAATCCGTTTCTTTCAATCTACCCCCAATAGTATGCCGGTGAATGGTTGGATTACTTCAGGTTTTGGTTTTCGCAAGTCGCCTGTATCCAGTATTTTTAAAATGCATTATGGAATTGATGTGGCGTCTCCTATTGGCACGGGCATTCAAGCCAGTGCCGATGGCAAAGTATTGGTGGCTGAATACGAAGGTGGTTATGGTAACAAGGTTGTGTTAGAGCACGATTATGGAATTACTACCGTATATGGCCATGCCTCTAAACTTTATGTAAAAGCCGGCGATAAGGTGAAAAAAGGGGATGTTATTGCCGCCGTGGGGTCTACCGGTTCGTCCACTGGTCCGCACGTGCATTACGAAGTATATGTGGATGGTATTCCTACCGATCCGCTTAACTATATTGTAAAGTAG
- a CDS encoding Stp1/IreP family PP2C-type Ser/Thr phosphatase, translating into MKIVAHGLTDVGRKRNHNEDSFLINENLRLFVIADGMGGHSGGEFASRLAVSTIEEVIQGINSDPEATVISGVNTDEAEYGDRLKYAIQMASSKIYDRALYDTALKGMGTTTVAAIFYDRELYIANVGDSRAYLFHANKIRQVTVDHSLVSEQVQAGVISQKDAKAHRLKNIITRSVGYQEEVEIDLEKFEVHMGDKLLLCSDGLSNMVEDGDIEKIVTTHSPKEACKKLVDAANQGGGEDNVSVVIVEVVEL; encoded by the coding sequence ATGAAGATTGTTGCACATGGATTAACTGACGTTGGCCGTAAAAGAAATCATAACGAAGATTCTTTTCTCATTAATGAAAACCTGCGTTTATTTGTAATTGCCGATGGCATGGGTGGGCATTCGGGTGGTGAATTTGCCAGCCGTTTGGCTGTTTCTACCATCGAAGAAGTCATTCAAGGTATTAATTCCGATCCTGAGGCTACCGTGATTTCGGGAGTTAATACCGATGAGGCCGAATATGGTGATCGTCTTAAATACGCTATCCAAATGGCTTCCAGCAAAATTTATGATCGAGCTCTTTATGATACAGCCTTAAAGGGTATGGGTACCACCACTGTGGCTGCTATTTTTTACGACCGAGAATTGTATATTGCCAATGTAGGTGATTCGCGGGCTTACCTGTTTCATGCCAATAAAATACGTCAGGTTACCGTAGACCATTCTCTTGTTTCCGAACAAGTGCAGGCGGGGGTGATTTCTCAAAAAGATGCCAAAGCCCATCGTCTCAAAAACATCATCACACGTTCTGTGGGCTATCAGGAAGAAGTGGAAATTGATTTGGAAAAGTTTGAAGTGCATATGGGCGATAAACTGCTCTTATGCTCCGATGGTTTGTCGAATATGGTGGAAGATGGCGATATTGAAAAGATTGTAACCACTCATAGCCCTAAAGAAGCCTGTAAAAAGCTTGTTGACGCAGCAAATCAAGGTGGTGGCGAAGATAACGTGTCGGTAGTTATTGTTGAAGTTGTTGAATTATAA